A genomic region of Gossypium hirsutum isolate 1008001.06 chromosome D01, Gossypium_hirsutum_v2.1, whole genome shotgun sequence contains the following coding sequences:
- the LOC121213518 gene encoding insulin-degrading enzyme-like 1, peroxisomal — protein sequence MFESKLSEMKNDEFKSNVNALINMKLEKHKNLSEESQFYWTEIISGTPKFDRREAEVEALKKLTQQELIDFFDENTKVGAPRKKTLSVRVYGNQHLAECNSQKSEAVQPNTVQIDDIFSFRRSRPLYASFR from the exons ATGTTTGAGAGTAAACTGTctgaaatgaaaaatgatgaatttaag AGCAACGTAAATGCATTGATCAATATGAAGCTCGAGAAGCACAAAAATTTAAGCGAAGAATCTCAATTTTACTGGACTGAGATCATCAGTGGGACTCCCAAATTTGATAGGAGGGAAGCTGAG GTTGAAGCATTAAAGAAACTTACACAACAAGAACTGATAGATTTCTTCGATGAAAATACAAAAGTCGGTGCACCTCGAAAGAAAACACTTAGTGTGCGAGTGTACGGGAACCAACATTTGGCAGAATGCAACTCCCAGAAAAGTGAAGCAGTTCAACCAAATACCGTCCAAATAGATGATATCTTTAGTTTTAGAAGATCTCGACCACTTTATGCTTCATTTAGGTGA